In Actinomycetes bacterium, a single window of DNA contains:
- a CDS encoding DUF6131 family protein, with protein MLILGLVLLVIGFIAKIAILWTIGIILLIIGAVLWILGSMGRPVRGRRHYW; from the coding sequence GTGCTCATTCTCGGATTGGTCCTGCTCGTCATCGGCTTCATCGCCAAGATCGCGATTCTGTGGACGATTGGGATCATCTTGCTGATCATCGGCGCCGTCTTGTGGATCCTGGGATCGATGGGACGCCCGGTTCGCGGCCGCCGGCACTACTGGTAG